From a single Vibrio tubiashii genomic region:
- the rpmC gene encoding 50S ribosomal protein L29, with protein sequence MKAQDLREKSVEELNAELLNLLREQFNLRMQAATGQLQQTHTLKAVRRDIARVKTVLTEKAGA encoded by the coding sequence ATGAAAGCACAAGATCTACGCGAAAAAAGCGTTGAAGAGCTTAACGCTGAGCTTTTGAATTTGCTACGTGAACAGTTCAACTTGCGCATGCAAGCTGCTACTGGTCAACTACAGCAAACTCATACTCTGAAAGCTGTACGTCGTGATATCGCACGTGTGAAAACCGTATTGACTGAGAAGGCAGGCGCATAA
- the rpsQ gene encoding 30S ribosomal protein S17: MSDKIRTSFGRVVSNKGDKSITVAIERMVKHPIYGKFVKRTTKVHAHDENNECGLGDTVEIRECRPLSKTKSWTLVKVVEKAKG; encoded by the coding sequence ATGAGCGACAAAATTCGTACTTCATTTGGTCGTGTAGTTAGCAACAAAGGCGATAAGTCTATCACTGTTGCTATCGAGCGCATGGTTAAACACCCAATTTACGGCAAGTTCGTAAAGCGCACGACTAAAGTTCACGCACATGACGAGAACAACGAGTGTGGCCTAGGCGATACTGTTGAAATTCGTGAGTGTCGTCCACTGTCTAAGACTAAGTCTTGGACTTTGGTAAAAGTTGTAGAAAAAGCGAAAGGCTAA
- the rplP gene encoding 50S ribosomal protein L16: MLQPKRTKFRKVQTGRNRGLAKGTDVSFGEFGLKATGRGRLTARQIEAARRAMTRHVKRQGKIWIRVFPDKPITEKPLEVRQGKGKGNVEYWVAQIQPGKVMYEMGGVPEELAREAFRLAARKLPFKTTFVTKQVM; encoded by the coding sequence ATGCTACAACCTAAACGTACTAAGTTCCGTAAGGTTCAGACTGGTCGTAACCGTGGTCTAGCTAAAGGTACTGATGTAAGCTTCGGCGAATTCGGTCTTAAAGCTACTGGCCGTGGTCGTCTAACTGCTCGTCAAATCGAAGCGGCACGTCGTGCAATGACACGTCACGTTAAGCGTCAAGGTAAAATCTGGATCCGTGTGTTCCCAGACAAACCTATCACAGAAAAACCACTTGAAGTTCGTCAAGGTAAGGGTAAAGGTAACGTTGAGTACTGGGTAGCCCAAATCCAACCTGGTAAGGTTATGTACGAAATGGGTGGTGTACCTGAAGAATTGGCTCGTGAAGCGTTCCGCCTAGCGGCTCGTAAACTGCCATTCAAAACTACGTTTGTAACTAAGCAGGTGATGTGA